Proteins from one Myxococcales bacterium genomic window:
- a CDS encoding GFA family protein: MPDAVWVEGGCHCGAVGFRVRIRHWRALDCNCSICAKKGFEHLIVPPEDFQLVEGQASLSSYRFNTGVAEHRFCTTCGVHPFYTPRSHPDQIDVNVRCLDEDARARFQKTAFDGQRWEDNIETIR, encoded by the coding sequence ATGCCTGACGCGGTCTGGGTCGAGGGCGGGTGTCACTGCGGCGCCGTGGGATTTCGCGTGCGGATCCGCCACTGGCGTGCCCTCGACTGCAATTGCTCCATCTGCGCAAAAAAAGGCTTCGAGCACCTGATCGTGCCGCCGGAAGATTTCCAGCTCGTGGAGGGACAGGCCAGCCTCAGCAGCTACCGCTTCAATACCGGAGTCGCGGAGCACCGCTTCTGCACCACCTGCGGCGTTCACCCATTCTACACGCCGCGCTCACACCCCGATCAGATTGACGTGAACGTGCGCTGTCTCGACGAGGATGCCCGCGCGCGCTTCCAGAAGACCGCATTCGATGGCCAGCGCTGGGAAGACAACATCGAAACGATCCGCTGA
- a CDS encoding MBL fold metallo-hydrolase, which yields MQVHHLNCATLCPYGGRLLSGSGTLTGRARLVCHCLLVETSSGLVLVDSGLGLLDLRAPERSIGRGFVFAFNPALDPAETALHQVERLGFARADVRHIVLTHLDLDHAGGITDFPDATVHLHAAELQAARRPKTRLERLRYAQAQWAHDPNFAEYRETGEPWFGFDCVRDLRGLPPEILLIPLQGHTRGHAGVAVQTSGRWLLHAGDAYFHRDEMAPDRRRCPPLFDAFQRINEIDGRARMRNQERLRALCRESAAEVRVFSAHDPVEFERCLERAPKSADA from the coding sequence ATGCAGGTCCACCACCTCAACTGCGCGACCCTGTGCCCGTACGGTGGTCGACTCCTGTCAGGGTCGGGGACCCTCACCGGACGGGCGCGCCTGGTCTGTCACTGTCTGCTCGTCGAGACTTCGAGCGGCCTCGTGCTGGTCGACTCGGGGCTCGGGCTTCTGGACCTGCGGGCGCCGGAGCGCAGCATCGGCCGCGGATTCGTGTTCGCCTTCAATCCGGCTCTCGACCCGGCGGAGACGGCACTGCATCAGGTCGAACGCCTGGGCTTCGCTCGCGCCGACGTGCGCCACATCGTACTCACGCACCTCGACCTGGATCACGCCGGCGGCATCACGGATTTTCCTGATGCGACGGTGCACCTCCACGCGGCGGAGCTGCAGGCGGCGCGCCGCCCGAAGACTCGCCTCGAGCGCCTGCGCTACGCCCAAGCACAGTGGGCGCACGACCCGAACTTTGCCGAGTATCGCGAGACGGGGGAGCCGTGGTTCGGCTTCGATTGTGTGCGCGACCTGCGCGGACTGCCACCGGAGATCTTGCTCATCCCCCTGCAGGGCCACACGCGAGGCCACGCGGGCGTTGCCGTGCAGACGTCGGGACGCTGGCTCTTGCACGCCGGAGACGCCTACTTTCATCGCGACGAGATGGCGCCCGACCGACGCCGTTGCCCGCCGCTCTTCGACGCCTTCCAGCGCATCAACGAGATCGACGGGCGGGCGCGCATGCGGAACCAGGAGCGCTTGCGGGCGCTCTGCCGGGAGAGCGCCGCCGAGGTGCGTGTGTTCTCGGCCCATGATCCGGTCGAGTTCGAGCGCTGCCTGGAGCGCGCGCCCAAGAGCGCCGATGCCTGA
- the ndhC gene encoding NADH-quinone oxidoreductase subunit A produces MVELYLPMFIMFAIAAGICAVMFLGGQYLGPKNPNAEKQMPFECGNDTAGTRGVRLSVKFYLTAILFVVFDIEAVFIYPWAALFKGLGWTGFVTMLGFIVALLVALVYCWKKGALEWES; encoded by the coding sequence ATGGTCGAGCTCTACCTGCCGATGTTCATCATGTTCGCGATCGCCGCGGGGATCTGCGCGGTGATGTTCTTGGGCGGCCAGTACCTCGGTCCCAAGAACCCGAACGCCGAGAAACAGATGCCCTTCGAGTGCGGCAACGACACCGCCGGCACCCGGGGCGTGCGCTTGAGCGTCAAGTTCTACCTGACGGCCATCCTGTTCGTGGTCTTCGACATCGAAGCGGTCTTCATCTACCCGTGGGCGGCCCTGTTCAAGGGGCTCGGCTGGACCGGCTTCGTCACCATGCTCGGGTTCATCGTCGCGCTCCTGGTAGCGCTGGTTTACTGCTGGAAGAAGGGAGCGCTGGAATGGGAGAGCTGA
- the nuoB gene encoding NADH-quinone oxidoreductase subunit NuoB, whose translation MGELKSPSVQEVLDTGSGQGFATTKFDDLLAWAQKYSLFMYPFVTACCGMEFMAVSSPRYDHSRFGAEAPRFSPRQSDLLWVVGTIVQRQAPILKRIYEQMAEPKWVLAFGTCASVGGFYDNYACVAGIDKIIPADVYIPGCPPRPEAVLDGLMLLQDKIQSGDRRPGIVKPRLDPVTRPDMGVVQIRRSKHG comes from the coding sequence ATGGGAGAGCTGAAGTCGCCTTCGGTTCAAGAGGTGCTCGACACCGGGTCGGGGCAAGGCTTTGCGACGACCAAGTTCGACGACCTCCTGGCCTGGGCCCAGAAGTACTCGCTCTTCATGTACCCGTTTGTCACGGCGTGCTGTGGCATGGAGTTCATGGCGGTCTCGAGCCCGCGCTACGATCACTCGCGCTTTGGCGCGGAAGCCCCGCGCTTCTCACCTCGCCAGAGTGATCTCCTGTGGGTGGTCGGCACCATCGTTCAGCGCCAGGCGCCGATCTTGAAGCGCATCTACGAACAAATGGCCGAGCCAAAATGGGTGCTCGCCTTCGGAACCTGCGCGTCTGTCGGGGGTTTTTACGACAATTACGCGTGTGTCGCGGGCATCGACAAGATCATCCCCGCCGACGTCTACATCCCCGGCTGTCCGCCCCGCCCGGAGGCGGTGCTCGACGGTCTGATGCTCCTCCAAGACAAGATCCAGTCGGGCGACCGTCGTCCCGGCATCGTGAAGCCCCGCCTCGATCCGGTGACGCGCCCCGACATGGGTGTCGTGCAGATCCGGCGCTCGAAGCATGGTTGA
- a CDS encoding NADH-quinone oxidoreductase subunit C encodes MAKALLQLIKLEFPDAVLETHSQHGDDTVVVDPAWWLVVAEFARQQLAMEMLVDLTCVDHPDREPRFDVVVHLHSLSKGQRLRLKARVGDRDGEGAEIDSLSGLWASANWSEREAWDMFGVSFKGHPDLRRILTYPEFIGHPLRRDYPAARIQPLVPYREVENIDKLPPFDHHEGMSFGRQTHDFTQGED; translated from the coding sequence ATGGCCAAAGCCCTGCTCCAACTGATCAAGCTCGAATTCCCGGACGCCGTTCTGGAGACGCACTCCCAGCACGGCGACGACACCGTGGTCGTCGACCCCGCGTGGTGGTTGGTGGTCGCGGAGTTTGCCAGGCAACAGCTGGCGATGGAGATGCTCGTCGACCTGACGTGTGTGGACCATCCCGACCGCGAGCCGCGCTTCGACGTGGTCGTGCACCTGCACTCGCTGTCGAAGGGGCAGCGGCTGCGGCTCAAGGCGCGTGTGGGTGATCGGGACGGCGAGGGGGCCGAGATCGACTCCCTCTCGGGCCTCTGGGCCTCGGCCAACTGGTCGGAGCGGGAGGCCTGGGACATGTTCGGCGTGAGCTTCAAGGGCCACCCCGATCTGCGTCGCATCCTGACCTACCCGGAGTTCATCGGGCACCCGCTGCGCCGCGACTATCCAGCCGCGCGCATCCAGCCCCTGGTGCCGTACCGCGAGGTCGAAAACATCGACAAGCTGCCGCCTTTCGACCACCACGAAGGCATGAGTTTCGGGCGCCAAACGCACGATTTCACTCAAGGGGAGGACTGA
- a CDS encoding NADH-quinone oxidoreductase subunit D, which yields MEPLDRDLDETELELAAEPMLINVGPSHPAMHGTVRIVMELSGETIERCDVQVGYLHRGFEKMCERGTWTQVYPYVDRCNYVSPMLNNVGFSLACEKMLGIEVPERCQWYRMALGELARISDHLTCDGAMAMELGAFTPFLWMVKAREMIWDIMEEETGARLTHSFGRVGGMAAPPTPDFKEHSRLVVAHIRHVMDEVKRLLLGNRIFLDRLEGVGVISVEDALSLGWTGPCLRAAGVAYDVRKSSPYLKYSEVEFEVPVGSASDCFDRFMVRIEEMEQSARIIEQCLDRMPDSGPVNVDDPRVMLPPKDEVYSTIEGTIRHFKIVMEGLKIPAGEVYSYTEGGNGELGFYLVSDGSGTPWRVRIRPPCFYATGGLEKLITGSMVADVIPCFGSLNMIGGECDR from the coding sequence ATGGAACCCCTCGATCGAGATCTCGACGAGACGGAGCTCGAGCTCGCTGCCGAGCCGATGTTGATCAACGTCGGTCCTTCCCATCCGGCCATGCACGGCACCGTGCGCATCGTGATGGAGCTGTCCGGAGAGACCATCGAGCGCTGCGACGTGCAGGTGGGCTACCTGCACCGCGGCTTCGAGAAGATGTGTGAGCGCGGCACCTGGACGCAGGTCTACCCCTACGTCGATCGCTGCAACTACGTCTCGCCCATGCTCAACAACGTGGGTTTCTCGCTGGCCTGCGAGAAGATGCTCGGCATCGAGGTGCCGGAGCGTTGCCAGTGGTACCGCATGGCTCTCGGTGAGCTGGCTCGTATCTCGGACCACCTGACCTGCGACGGTGCCATGGCCATGGAGCTCGGTGCGTTCACGCCGTTCCTCTGGATGGTGAAGGCCCGGGAGATGATCTGGGACATCATGGAGGAGGAGACGGGCGCACGTCTCACCCACAGCTTCGGCCGAGTCGGCGGCATGGCGGCCCCGCCCACTCCGGACTTCAAGGAGCACTCCCGGCTCGTGGTCGCGCACATCCGTCACGTCATGGACGAGGTGAAGCGCCTCTTGCTCGGCAACCGCATCTTCCTCGATCGGCTCGAGGGCGTCGGGGTGATCTCGGTCGAAGATGCGCTCTCGCTCGGCTGGACCGGACCCTGCCTGCGGGCCGCCGGTGTTGCCTACGACGTGCGCAAATCCAGCCCCTACCTCAAGTACTCGGAGGTCGAGTTCGAGGTGCCGGTCGGCAGCGCCAGCGACTGTTTCGACCGCTTCATGGTGCGCATCGAGGAGATGGAGCAGAGCGCACGCATCATCGAGCAGTGCCTCGACCGCATGCCGGACTCGGGACCGGTGAACGTAGACGATCCGCGCGTCATGCTGCCGCCGAAGGACGAGGTCTACTCGACCATCGAGGGTACGATTCGCCACTTCAAGATCGTGATGGAGGGGCTGAAGATCCCCGCCGGCGAGGTCTACAGCTACACCGAGGGCGGCAACGGCGAGCTCGGCTTCTATCTGGTCAGTGACGGCAGCGGCACGCCTTGGCGCGTGCGCATTCGTCCTCCCTGTTTCTACGCGACCGGCGGGCTGGAGAAGCTCATCACCGGTTCGATGGTCGCCGATGTGATCCCGTGTTTCGGGTCGCTCAACATGATTGGTGGCGAGTGTGATCGGTAA
- a CDS encoding (2Fe-2S)-binding protein produces the protein MPNFKLDGREIPFEPGETIISAARRAGVDIPHYCWHPGLSVAANCRMCLVELLPPPGRKAMLLDVLEWDAEKQDYVPAKKPKLVPSCQQAAGEGMEVLSSQSEHVSRARSSVQELLLLNHPVDCPICDQAGECRLQDYWLEHQGTKKRMHDEIVHKPKGVVFGPTIVYDAERCIVCTRCVRFCEEVAKDPVLEKRERGNVSEIVLAPGRELDNAYTLMTEYVCPVGALTARDFRFKARVWFLRSVESVCTGCATGCNSFTDFDPRDHTVYRYRPRENMAVNQHWMCDEGMLDYRRINENRVLKARVRGKKTTLADAIEKASGILSGVEPDRLGVVLSAQHSNEDNFALLRLARDYLGTGHIYVSGRAAGLGDAVLKHADRNPNTAGVTELCTSSPPMSFTELAKDIHAGQITHVLALGSYSSDAEKTDALGKLQGLVTFATHEGPLAKHATAVLPASSWAESDGTFVNAKGVAQESEKAIDPKGDSLPAWKLTALVAQALELPMAWTRLSQVRKAMAPEAGAAVAVATGAEA, from the coding sequence ATGCCTAACTTCAAGCTGGACGGACGCGAGATCCCGTTCGAGCCGGGTGAGACGATCATCAGCGCGGCCCGCCGCGCCGGGGTCGACATTCCGCACTATTGCTGGCACCCCGGGCTCAGCGTCGCGGCCAACTGCCGCATGTGCCTGGTGGAGCTGCTGCCGCCCCCCGGCAGGAAGGCGATGCTGCTCGACGTGCTCGAGTGGGACGCCGAGAAACAAGACTACGTGCCGGCCAAGAAACCCAAGCTCGTGCCGTCGTGCCAGCAAGCGGCCGGCGAGGGCATGGAGGTCTTGAGCTCGCAAAGTGAGCACGTGAGCCGGGCGCGAAGCTCGGTGCAGGAGCTCCTGCTCTTGAACCACCCGGTCGACTGCCCGATCTGCGATCAGGCCGGCGAGTGCCGGCTGCAGGACTACTGGCTGGAGCACCAGGGCACCAAGAAGCGCATGCACGACGAGATCGTGCACAAGCCGAAGGGTGTCGTGTTCGGGCCCACCATCGTCTACGACGCCGAGCGTTGCATCGTGTGCACGCGCTGTGTGCGCTTCTGCGAGGAGGTCGCCAAGGACCCGGTGCTCGAGAAGCGGGAGCGCGGAAACGTCTCCGAGATCGTGCTGGCCCCCGGCCGCGAGCTCGACAACGCCTACACGCTGATGACCGAGTACGTGTGCCCGGTCGGCGCGCTGACGGCCCGGGATTTCCGCTTCAAGGCCCGCGTCTGGTTCCTGCGCAGCGTCGAGTCGGTGTGCACGGGCTGCGCCACAGGCTGCAACTCGTTCACGGATTTCGATCCGCGCGATCACACCGTGTATCGCTACCGGCCGCGGGAGAACATGGCCGTGAACCAGCACTGGATGTGCGACGAGGGCATGCTCGACTACCGTCGCATCAACGAGAACCGGGTGCTGAAGGCGCGAGTCCGCGGCAAGAAGACCACACTCGCGGACGCCATCGAGAAGGCGAGCGGCATTCTCTCCGGCGTCGAGCCGGATCGCCTGGGCGTCGTGCTCTCCGCGCAGCACTCCAACGAGGACAACTTCGCGCTCCTGCGGCTGGCAAGAGACTACCTCGGGACCGGACACATCTACGTCAGCGGGCGCGCCGCGGGCCTGGGGGATGCCGTGCTCAAACATGCGGACCGAAACCCGAACACGGCCGGCGTCACCGAGCTCTGCACCAGCTCGCCGCCGATGTCCTTCACCGAGCTCGCCAAGGACATCCACGCTGGGCAGATCACCCACGTGCTCGCCCTCGGCTCCTACTCGAGCGATGCGGAGAAGACCGACGCCCTCGGCAAGCTGCAGGGGCTCGTGACCTTCGCGACACACGAGGGACCGCTCGCCAAACACGCCACGGCGGTCTTGCCCGCGTCGAGCTGGGCGGAGAGTGACGGGACGTTCGTCAACGCCAAGGGCGTGGCGCAGGAGAGTGAAAAAGCCATCGACCCGAAGGGCGACAGCCTGCCGGCGTGGAAGCTGACGGCGCTCGTGGCCCAGGCCCTCGAGCTGCCGATGGCGTGGACGCGCCTGTCACAGGTGAGGAAAGCCATGGCGCCCGAGGCGGGTGCTGCGGTGGCGGTAGCGACGGGAGCAGAGGCATGA
- a CDS encoding NADH-quinone oxidoreductase subunit H, whose amino-acid sequence MSLELVALAAGKALFMVMFGMNVAVVLTWADRRQGAMINDRVGPNRAVAWLPRRVAQGMVLTPAILIAVAVVGYVYTHKVEGAQSLGRAMVFSHLAIFALWAGSLAIGGRVASRGVKNSFDGWVKTIGDPRSILWMGLGAHAVTFLAAALLRGTDIGRALRVVGSSAGPAVFATALVGAAGYAAWSFNSVDKVGLRLFGLLHPAADGLKTIWKEDFIPPNSDKLLHSLAPIISFFPALVVMAVVPFGDTLCFGMKQGHIDLTALQRVVGREGLCAEGAVPLQVLDVNVGILYFFAIAGTGIVGAALAGWASDNKFSLLGGLRAASQMVSYEVTLGLTVVGAIMVYGTLRIDEMVRWQAANTWGIFVQPLAFVLFFTAAVAESKRIPFDLPEGESELVAGYFTEYSGMKFAMFFFAEYVAVVASSALLTVLFLGGWHLPFIDRSGLHIQVGDTVLLHQSVSHVAVIVIGVLTFIGKVVALSWLQLMIRWTLPRFRYDQLMRLGWRKLLPASLLNILATGLVMLVIAGASASVQAGLKLAADVTQVVVAVAGVSLLVWFIRFVTSPVKKRRIMSSTAAKFAAQLGGTRTARMGA is encoded by the coding sequence ATGAGCTTAGAACTCGTTGCATTGGCCGCCGGCAAGGCCTTGTTCATGGTCATGTTCGGCATGAACGTGGCGGTGGTGCTGACCTGGGCCGATCGTCGCCAGGGCGCCATGATCAACGACCGCGTGGGTCCGAACCGCGCGGTGGCCTGGCTGCCCCGGCGAGTCGCGCAGGGCATGGTGCTGACCCCCGCGATCTTGATTGCCGTCGCTGTCGTCGGTTACGTCTACACCCACAAGGTCGAAGGCGCGCAGAGTCTGGGACGGGCGATGGTCTTCAGTCACTTGGCGATCTTCGCGCTGTGGGCGGGGTCCTTGGCCATCGGGGGCCGAGTCGCGAGCCGGGGCGTCAAGAACAGCTTCGACGGCTGGGTGAAGACCATCGGTGATCCGCGCAGCATCCTGTGGATGGGGCTCGGCGCGCACGCGGTCACGTTCCTCGCGGCTGCCTTGCTGCGGGGCACCGACATCGGCCGCGCCCTGCGCGTGGTCGGCTCGAGCGCCGGCCCGGCCGTGTTCGCGACCGCGCTCGTCGGCGCCGCCGGGTACGCGGCGTGGTCCTTCAATTCGGTGGACAAGGTCGGCCTGCGCTTGTTCGGCCTGCTCCACCCGGCGGCGGACGGGCTGAAGACCATCTGGAAGGAAGACTTCATCCCGCCGAACTCCGACAAGCTGCTGCACAGCCTGGCGCCCATCATCTCGTTCTTCCCAGCGCTGGTCGTGATGGCGGTCGTCCCTTTCGGCGACACGCTGTGTTTTGGCATGAAACAGGGGCACATCGACCTGACGGCCTTGCAGCGAGTGGTGGGGCGCGAGGGCCTGTGCGCCGAGGGTGCCGTGCCGCTGCAGGTGCTCGACGTGAACGTGGGCATTCTCTACTTCTTCGCCATCGCCGGCACGGGCATCGTGGGCGCCGCGCTGGCGGGTTGGGCGAGCGACAACAAGTTCAGCCTGCTCGGCGGCCTGCGTGCGGCAAGCCAGATGGTCTCGTACGAGGTGACCCTCGGTCTGACGGTCGTGGGCGCCATCATGGTCTACGGCACGCTGCGCATCGACGAGATGGTGCGCTGGCAGGCAGCGAACACCTGGGGCATCTTCGTTCAGCCTCTGGCCTTCGTGCTGTTCTTCACGGCGGCGGTGGCGGAGTCCAAGCGCATTCCGTTCGACCTGCCGGAGGGCGAGAGCGAGCTCGTGGCCGGATACTTCACGGAGTACTCGGGCATGAAGTTCGCGATGTTCTTCTTTGCCGAATACGTGGCGGTCGTTGCGTCGAGCGCGCTCTTGACGGTGCTCTTCCTGGGCGGCTGGCACCTGCCGTTCATCGACCGTTCGGGCCTGCACATCCAGGTGGGCGATACAGTGCTCTTGCACCAGTCGGTGTCCCATGTCGCGGTGATCGTGATCGGCGTCTTGACCTTCATTGGCAAGGTCGTGGCCCTGTCGTGGCTGCAGCTGATGATCCGCTGGACCCTGCCGCGCTTCCGCTACGATCAGCTGATGCGCCTCGGCTGGCGCAAGCTGTTGCCCGCGTCGTTGCTCAACATTCTGGCCACGGGCCTGGTAATGCTCGTCATCGCCGGCGCCAGCGCCAGCGTGCAGGCGGGCCTGAAGCTCGCGGCGGACGTGACCCAGGTGGTCGTGGCGGTCGCTGGCGTCAGCCTGTTGGTCTGGTTCATCCGCTTCGTGACGAGCCCGGTGAAGAAGCGCCGCATCATGTCGAGCACTGCCGCGAAATTCGCGGCGCAGCTCGGCGGAACCCGTACCGCCCGCATGGGCGCGTGA